One part of the Nitrospiria bacterium genome encodes these proteins:
- the sppA gene encoding signal peptide peptidase SppA: protein MKKHPLMVGLILLAVLAALFFIMTYSAAVMQAGGGLLGDRIALIKIEGVILDSSDTIEELHRYDQNSGIKAIILRIDSPGGGVVPSQEIYEEVKKIREEGQKKVVVSMGTVAASGGYYIASASNRIVASPGTLTGSIGVIMELANVEGLFKKIGVESVVIKSGRNKDIGSPFRKMQPEERAILQSLMDDVHDQFIQAVAEGRGLEEDRVRRMADGRVFTGREAKQLGLVDDIGDLQDTIRLTADLVGIKGEPRIVESRKRTSLLDLFRDQFLGRLPSMQLPQTGVSLKYLMAF from the coding sequence ATGAAAAAGCATCCGCTGATGGTCGGCCTGATCCTGTTGGCCGTCCTGGCCGCCCTCTTCTTTATCATGACCTATTCCGCCGCCGTCATGCAGGCCGGCGGCGGCCTCCTCGGGGACCGGATCGCCCTGATCAAAATCGAAGGCGTCATCCTCGATTCCTCCGACACGATTGAAGAACTCCATCGCTACGATCAAAATTCCGGAATCAAGGCCATCATCCTCCGGATCGACAGTCCCGGGGGCGGGGTCGTTCCCTCCCAGGAAATCTACGAAGAAGTGAAAAAAATCCGCGAGGAGGGTCAAAAGAAAGTGGTGGTCTCGATGGGGACGGTGGCCGCCTCCGGCGGTTATTACATCGCCAGCGCCTCCAACCGGATCGTGGCCAGTCCGGGTACGCTGACCGGGAGCATCGGCGTGATCATGGAGCTGGCCAACGTGGAGGGCTTGTTCAAGAAGATCGGCGTTGAGAGCGTCGTGATCAAGAGCGGCCGGAACAAGGACATCGGCTCTCCCTTCCGCAAGATGCAGCCGGAGGAGCGGGCGATCCTGCAAAGTTTGATGGACGATGTCCACGACCAGTTCATCCAAGCGGTGGCCGAAGGGAGGGGGCTGGAGGAGGATCGGGTTCGCCGGATGGCCGACGGGCGCGTCTTCACCGGACGGGAGGCCAAGCAGCTCGGGCTGGTGGACGACATCGGCGATCTTCAGGACACGATCCGGCTTACGGCCGATCTGGTCGGAATCAAAGGGGAGCCCCGGATTGTGGAATCCCGAAAACGAACCTCGTTATTGGATCTGTTCCGGGACCAGTTCCTGGGCCGCTTGCCCAGCATGCAACTGCCCCAAACCGGCGTATCGTTGAAATACCTGATGGCGTTTTAA
- the cmk gene encoding (d)CMP kinase, whose amino-acid sequence MAARATTPLIIAIDGPAGSGKSSAARLLAKTLGYLYLDTGALYRAVGWKALKEGVSVQDEEALESLCSRLELTVRPDGEGMRVYLDGRDITGEIRTPDVSRAAAAVAVVAAVRRRLLGIQRRMGSEVGARGGIVVEGRDIGTVVFPEATVKFFLNASPEVRVKRRYEELRQQGMTVDLTQTRQEIDTRDLKDSSRELAPLKVAEDAIRIDSTGQTLEDVVSTMAEAIQQKTGLPVRISRGPVDR is encoded by the coding sequence ATGGCGGCCCGCGCGACAACCCCCCTAATCATTGCGATCGACGGTCCGGCCGGCTCGGGCAAGAGCAGCGCCGCCCGATTACTGGCAAAGACGCTGGGTTACCTTTATCTGGACACGGGCGCCCTCTACCGGGCGGTGGGATGGAAGGCGTTGAAGGAAGGGGTGAGCGTTCAGGACGAAGAGGCCCTCGAATCGTTATGCTCCCGGCTGGAATTGACGGTCCGGCCCGACGGCGAAGGGATGAGGGTTTATCTGGACGGACGCGACATCACGGGCGAGATCCGAACCCCGGACGTGAGCCGGGCCGCCGCAGCCGTGGCGGTCGTGGCGGCGGTTCGCCGTCGCTTGCTGGGTATCCAGCGTCGGATGGGGAGCGAAGTTGGCGCGCGCGGCGGGATTGTGGTGGAGGGGCGCGATATCGGAACGGTGGTGTTTCCGGAAGCGACGGTGAAATTCTTCTTGAACGCTTCTCCGGAGGTCCGCGTGAAGCGCCGGTATGAGGAACTCCGTCAGCAGGGAATGACGGTCGATCTGACCCAAACCCGGCAGGAGATCGACACTCGGGATCTGAAAGACTCCAGCCGGGAGCTCGCGCCGCTCAAGGTGGCGGAAGACGCGATCCGTATCGACTCGACCGGCCAGACACTGGAAGACGTGGTTTCGACGATGGCGGAGGCGATACAGCAGAAAACGGGCTTGCCCGTGAGGATCTCCCGCGGTCCGGTGGACCGGTGA
- a CDS encoding S1 RNA-binding domain-containing protein, translated as MEEKYPVGTRLKGKIVSITDYGAFVELEAGIEGLVHISEMSWSHEVRHPSKLVSVGDHVEVVVLMVDRENRKISLGMKQVTPNPWSAVEGKYPVGSRITGKIKGLTDFGAFVGLEEGIDGLIHISDMSWTKRLTHPSELFKKGQAVEAVVLKVDKEKERLSLGYKQLQSDPWETGIAEKYRVGDVVKCRVVKVTDFGVFVELEDGVEGLIHVSETGIEPSSRIGDAMQVNDVIRAQIIKMDIPERKIALSVKAYKSEQERAQKKDKK; from the coding sequence GTGGAGGAGAAATACCCCGTCGGGACCCGGCTCAAAGGGAAAATCGTGAGCATCACGGATTACGGCGCCTTCGTGGAGCTCGAGGCCGGCATCGAGGGCCTGGTTCATATCTCGGAGATGTCCTGGAGCCACGAGGTTCGCCATCCCTCCAAACTGGTTTCGGTCGGAGATCATGTGGAGGTGGTCGTCCTGATGGTGGACCGCGAGAATCGCAAGATCTCGCTGGGCATGAAGCAGGTGACGCCGAATCCGTGGAGCGCGGTCGAAGGCAAATATCCGGTCGGGAGCCGGATCACCGGCAAGATCAAGGGGCTGACCGACTTCGGGGCGTTTGTGGGACTGGAAGAAGGGATCGACGGTCTGATCCATATTTCGGACATGTCTTGGACCAAGCGCCTGACCCATCCCTCCGAGTTGTTTAAGAAAGGCCAGGCGGTCGAGGCGGTGGTTCTCAAAGTGGACAAGGAAAAGGAACGCCTCTCCCTCGGCTACAAGCAGCTTCAATCCGATCCGTGGGAAACCGGGATCGCCGAGAAATACCGGGTCGGCGACGTGGTGAAGTGCCGGGTCGTCAAGGTGACGGATTTCGGCGTCTTCGTCGAATTGGAGGACGGGGTGGAAGGGCTGATCCATGTCAGTGAAACGGGCATCGAGCCGTCCTCCCGGATCGGGGATGCCATGCAGGTAAACGATGTCATTCGCGCCCAGATCATCAAGATGGACATTCCGGAACGCAAGATCGCCTTGAGCGTCAAGGCCTACAAGAGCGAGCAGGAACGCGCCCAGAAAAAAGATAAGAAATAA
- a CDS encoding prephenate dehydrogenase/arogenate dehydrogenase family protein has protein sequence MRLAAKSRKGTARRAPAIQAQKRLFRKIVIVGVGLIGGSLGMAARKKRLADTIIGVGPRADELRRAVARKAVDRYEADFRNIEKAVHRADLVILAAPVGQLKAVSRELAPCLSEGTVVTDVGSVKGYLVRHLEELFSSGPSNRTSFVGGHPIAGRERSGIEAASANLFTGALCILTPTDRTSPEAFKKVQRFWEAIGVRTVSMDPDTHDRILAVVSHLPHLIAYALVNTALELQSKSGDLLSYSAGGFRDFTRVASSSPEMWRDICMANRENLLAVIEAYEKTLDRFKRLLVEGHAEGLQREFERARTAKEKLN, from the coding sequence ATGCGATTGGCCGCGAAGTCTAGGAAGGGCACGGCACGTCGTGCCCCCGCGATCCAGGCTCAAAAACGCCTGTTCCGAAAGATCGTCATCGTTGGGGTCGGTTTGATCGGCGGGTCCCTCGGGATGGCCGCCCGCAAAAAACGACTGGCGGATACGATCATCGGCGTGGGACCCCGCGCCGACGAGCTGAGACGGGCGGTCGCGCGGAAGGCGGTCGACCGCTACGAAGCGGATTTCCGGAATATTGAAAAGGCGGTTCATAGAGCGGATCTGGTGATCCTGGCCGCTCCGGTGGGACAACTGAAGGCCGTGTCCCGCGAGTTGGCCCCCTGCCTCTCGGAAGGGACCGTCGTCACGGATGTGGGAAGCGTCAAAGGCTACCTGGTCCGTCATCTGGAAGAGTTGTTTTCCAGCGGTCCGTCGAATCGGACCTCCTTCGTGGGGGGGCATCCGATCGCCGGTCGTGAGCGATCCGGGATCGAGGCGGCCTCGGCGAACCTGTTCACGGGGGCCCTTTGCATCCTGACGCCGACCGACCGAACCTCTCCCGAGGCCTTCAAAAAAGTTCAACGGTTCTGGGAGGCGATCGGGGTCAGGACCGTTTCGATGGATCCCGACACGCACGATCGGATCCTGGCCGTTGTGAGCCATCTGCCGCATCTGATCGCATACGCACTCGTCAACACCGCGCTCGAGCTTCAGTCCAAGAGCGGCGATCTTCTGTCCTATTCGGCGGGCGGGTTCCGGGATTTCACCCGGGTGGCCTCCAGTTCCCCCGAGATGTGGCGGGACATCTGCATGGCCAACCGGGAAAATCTTTTGGCCGTCATCGAGGCCTACGAGAAAACCCTGGACCGGTTCAAGCGGCTCCTGGTGGAAGGCCACGCGGAAGGACTGCAGCGCGAATTCGAACGGGCCCGAACGGCCAAGGAAAAATTAAATTGA
- a CDS encoding Re/Si-specific NAD(P)(+) transhydrogenase subunit alpha: protein MIVGVPKETFPGERRVALVPAVVPVLVQVGFQVLIEAGAGEAAGFSDGTYQEKGARIAASRDDLFRSADIILQVLGLGANPEAGRADLNRVRPDQILVGLQDPLSSPRAVKDLAERRAVVFALELLPRTTRAQSMDVLSSMATIAGYKAVLLAAETLPRIFPMMMTAAGTVNPARVFVIGAGVAGLQAIATARRLGAVVQAYDVRPAVKEQVQSVGGKFVDLPLDTSGAESGGGYARVMDESFYRRQRETMARVVAGSDVVLCTAAIPGKPAPVLVTGEMVSGMAAGSVIVDLAAENGGNCELTQPGRTLTAHRVTIIGPVRLAATVPYHASQLYAKNISTFLTHIVKEGKLRPDPQDAIVSETLVARDGTIVHPRIRELLGPTAASPRG from the coding sequence ATGATCGTCGGAGTTCCCAAAGAAACCTTTCCGGGCGAGCGGCGTGTCGCACTCGTTCCGGCTGTCGTTCCCGTTCTCGTCCAAGTCGGATTCCAGGTCTTGATCGAAGCCGGGGCCGGCGAGGCGGCCGGTTTTTCGGACGGGACTTACCAAGAAAAAGGTGCGCGGATCGCCGCGAGCCGCGACGACCTGTTCCGCTCGGCCGATATCATCCTCCAGGTCCTCGGCCTCGGGGCCAACCCGGAGGCCGGCCGGGCCGACCTTAACCGGGTGCGCCCCGATCAGATCCTGGTAGGATTGCAGGATCCGCTTTCCTCCCCCCGGGCCGTAAAAGATCTGGCCGAACGGCGCGCCGTCGTGTTCGCTCTGGAACTCCTTCCACGAACCACCCGGGCGCAGAGCATGGACGTTTTGAGTTCGATGGCGACCATCGCCGGATACAAAGCGGTGCTTCTAGCGGCCGAGACGCTGCCCCGAATATTTCCGATGATGATGACGGCCGCCGGAACCGTCAATCCGGCCCGCGTCTTCGTGATCGGAGCGGGGGTGGCGGGACTGCAGGCGATCGCGACCGCACGCCGGCTGGGCGCGGTTGTGCAGGCCTACGATGTCCGCCCCGCCGTCAAAGAGCAGGTTCAGAGCGTGGGAGGGAAGTTCGTGGATTTGCCCCTGGACACCTCCGGCGCGGAGTCCGGGGGCGGCTACGCCAGGGTCATGGACGAATCGTTTTACCGCCGGCAGCGCGAGACCATGGCCCGCGTCGTGGCCGGAAGCGACGTCGTCCTCTGCACCGCGGCGATTCCCGGAAAACCCGCGCCGGTGCTGGTCACGGGGGAAATGGTTTCCGGCATGGCCGCCGGCTCGGTGATCGTCGATCTGGCCGCCGAGAACGGCGGCAATTGCGAACTGACGCAGCCCGGCCGGACCCTGACGGCCCACCGCGTGACGATTATCGGACCGGTCCGCCTGGCCGCGACGGTTCCCTATCATGCCAGCCAGTTGTACGCTAAAAACATCTCGACGTTTCTGACCCACATCGTAAAGGAAGGAAAGCTTCGCCCCGATCCCCAGGATGCCATCGTTTCCGAGACTCTGGTGGCCCGGGACGGAACGATCGTGCACCCGCGAATCCGGGAACTATTGGGACCGACGGCCGCATCGCCTCGGGGATAG
- the aroA gene encoding 3-phosphoshikimate 1-carboxyvinyltransferase, with translation MKSIAVRKSRGIHGTITVPGDKSITHRAIILGSLARGTTVVKGYLPSDDCLHTASAFRSMGVSIQEGRTASGPLRIEGKGLRGLSEPSGVLDLGNSGTGLRLLAGVLAGQDFFSVLTGDESLRRRPMRRVVDPLRRMGAEIDGREGGNMAPLAVRGRRLQGIAYALPVASAQVKSALLLAGLLAEGRTVLAEPLPSRDHTERMFRGLGISVEVEGLEISLKPPSEFSGREIEVPGDFSSAAFFIVAATIVKDSELMIRHVGVNPTRTGLLELLSEMGAEIRLENLREVNHEPVADLAVRSRPLKGISIRPESVPKTIDEFPILCVAAAVAEGETVVQGAEELRVKESDRIRTIARELSKLGVDLKERPDGLVIRGGRKLSGARCRSEDDHRIAMALAIAGLVAEGETVVEGAEWIETSFPGFPSLLKSVTG, from the coding sequence ATGAAATCGATCGCGGTCAGGAAAAGCCGGGGGATTCATGGGACGATCACGGTGCCCGGGGATAAATCGATCACCCACCGGGCGATCATCCTGGGTTCCCTCGCTCGCGGGACGACGGTGGTCAAGGGCTACCTGCCTTCCGACGACTGTCTGCATACCGCTTCGGCCTTCCGTTCGATGGGTGTTTCCATCCAGGAAGGCCGAACGGCCAGCGGCCCCTTGCGGATCGAGGGGAAAGGGCTTCGCGGCCTATCCGAACCGTCGGGGGTGTTGGATTTGGGAAATTCCGGCACGGGGCTGAGGCTTTTGGCCGGCGTCCTGGCCGGCCAGGATTTTTTTTCGGTCCTGACCGGGGACGAATCGTTGCGGCGTCGACCCATGCGGCGGGTGGTCGATCCGCTCCGGCGGATGGGGGCCGAAATCGACGGTCGCGAAGGCGGGAACATGGCGCCCTTGGCCGTCCGTGGAAGGCGCCTGCAGGGCATCGCTTATGCGTTGCCGGTGGCCAGCGCGCAGGTCAAGTCCGCGCTGCTTCTGGCCGGATTGCTGGCCGAGGGCCGAACCGTCCTGGCCGAACCCCTGCCCTCTCGCGACCATACCGAGCGGATGTTCCGCGGGCTCGGGATTTCCGTCGAGGTCGAGGGCCTGGAGATTTCGCTGAAACCGCCGTCCGAATTCTCGGGCCGTGAAATCGAGGTTCCGGGGGATTTCTCTTCCGCCGCTTTTTTTATCGTGGCGGCCACGATCGTGAAGGATTCGGAGCTCATGATCCGCCATGTGGGCGTCAACCCGACCCGCACGGGTCTTTTGGAACTGCTCTCGGAAATGGGAGCCGAGATCCGTCTCGAGAACCTTCGCGAGGTCAATCATGAACCCGTCGCGGATCTGGCGGTGCGTTCGCGTCCGCTCAAGGGGATTTCGATTCGGCCCGAAAGCGTGCCGAAGACGATCGATGAATTCCCGATCCTGTGCGTCGCCGCGGCCGTGGCGGAGGGCGAGACCGTCGTGCAGGGGGCGGAGGAGCTTCGGGTGAAGGAATCGGACCGGATCCGGACCATCGCCCGCGAGCTTTCCAAACTGGGGGTCGACCTGAAGGAACGGCCGGATGGGCTGGTGATCCGCGGGGGCCGAAAGCTATCGGGGGCCCGGTGTCGGAGCGAGGACGATCACCGCATCGCGATGGCCCTGGCCATCGCCGGTCTGGTCGCCGAGGGCGAGACCGTGGTGGAAGGGGCCGAATGGATCGAGACCTCCTTTCCCGGTTTCCCGTCCCTCCTGAAATCCGTGACGGGATGA
- a CDS encoding S1 RNA-binding domain-containing protein: protein MTFSEEAPTTKTAGAPNEELPMNMHALYEESFKNLKEGGVVEGTVVAVQQAGVVVDIGYKSEGLIPAGEFSSAEIAALKVGERIQVYLEEREDNEGNLILSKEKAAKMKVWEVLEKSFEKGEVVDGKMVSKVKGGMMVDIGVKAFLPGSQIDLHPVRDLDALVGKTFPMKIIKMNHRRGNIVVSRRVLLEESRDKKRRAAMATLEDGQLIDGMVKNITEYGAFIDLGGIDGLLHITDMSWGRVNHPSEILSVGDRIGVVVLKYDKETGRVSLGLKQ, encoded by the coding sequence ATGACGTTTTCGGAAGAAGCACCGACCACCAAGACCGCAGGGGCGCCGAACGAAGAGCTCCCGATGAATATGCACGCCCTCTATGAGGAATCGTTTAAAAATTTAAAGGAAGGAGGGGTCGTCGAGGGGACGGTGGTGGCCGTTCAACAGGCCGGCGTGGTGGTGGATATCGGCTACAAATCCGAAGGGCTGATCCCCGCCGGTGAATTCAGCTCGGCCGAGATCGCGGCCCTGAAGGTCGGGGAACGGATCCAGGTTTATCTGGAAGAGCGCGAGGACAACGAGGGGAACCTCATCCTTTCCAAGGAGAAGGCGGCCAAGATGAAGGTTTGGGAAGTCTTGGAGAAGTCCTTCGAGAAAGGAGAGGTCGTCGATGGCAAGATGGTCTCAAAAGTCAAGGGCGGGATGATGGTGGACATCGGGGTCAAGGCCTTTCTGCCGGGCTCGCAGATCGACCTGCATCCGGTGCGCGACCTGGACGCCCTGGTCGGCAAAACCTTTCCGATGAAGATTATCAAGATGAACCACCGCCGGGGAAACATCGTCGTCTCCCGTCGCGTGCTGTTGGAGGAGTCGCGGGACAAGAAACGCCGCGCCGCCATGGCGACGCTGGAGGACGGGCAGCTCATCGATGGAATGGTCAAGAACATTACGGAGTACGGGGCCTTCATCGATCTGGGCGGGATCGACGGTCTGCTCCACATCACGGATATGTCCTGGGGGCGGGTGAACCATCCTTCCGAGATCCTGTCGGTGGGCGACCGGATCGGCGTGGTCGTCCTGAAATATGACAAAGAAACCGGCCGCGTTTCCCTCGGACTCAAGCAATAG
- a CDS encoding NAD(P)(+) transhydrogenase (Re/Si-specific) subunit beta: protein MTEGGFIQWAYLVASVLFILGLKDLNSARTARRGMFLAELGMALAIVGTLFHHEIISFRWIVAGMAIGSVIGIGIALWTPMTAMPQRTALSHAFGALAVTLVGISEYYRHGSELGSIKMTAIGFEVMMGALTVTGSLMAFAKLQELIVAQISFRGQNISNVALFGLLAALWFFLIAVPAATPLFYLLVGLALVFGILLVLPIGAADMPVVISLLNSYAGLAAAATGFVISNAILIIAGTLDGASGFVLSILMCKAMNRSLTNVLFGGVGIAPAAGPTADQVYGGKVKAATAEEIAMLLDTARRVVIVPGYGMAVSQAQHAVRDLANLLESRGAEVAFAIHPVAGRMPGHMNVLLAEADIPYDKLKEMDEINPAFEQTDVALVIGANDVVNPVARTDPSSPIAGMPILNVDKARTVVVIKRSLSPGFAGIPNPLFAADNTLMYFADGKKAILDLIAALKAA, encoded by the coding sequence ATGACCGAAGGCGGCTTCATCCAATGGGCCTATCTGGTCGCTTCGGTCCTCTTCATCCTGGGGCTAAAGGATCTGAATTCCGCGAGGACCGCCCGTCGCGGGATGTTCCTGGCCGAGCTCGGCATGGCCCTGGCGATCGTGGGAACGCTCTTCCATCACGAAATCATCAGCTTCCGGTGGATCGTCGCCGGAATGGCGATCGGTTCCGTAATCGGGATCGGAATCGCGCTCTGGACGCCGATGACCGCCATGCCGCAGCGAACCGCACTGTCCCATGCCTTCGGGGCCTTGGCCGTGACCCTCGTCGGTATCTCCGAGTATTACCGTCACGGATCGGAACTCGGCTCGATCAAGATGACCGCGATCGGTTTTGAAGTGATGATGGGGGCCCTGACGGTCACCGGGAGCCTGATGGCCTTTGCGAAGCTTCAGGAACTGATCGTCGCGCAGATCTCTTTCAGGGGTCAAAATATATCGAACGTCGCGCTGTTCGGCCTCCTGGCGGCGCTCTGGTTCTTCCTCATCGCGGTCCCGGCCGCCACGCCCCTGTTCTATCTCTTGGTGGGTCTGGCCCTCGTGTTCGGAATCCTCCTGGTCCTTCCGATCGGCGCGGCGGACATGCCGGTGGTGATCTCTCTGCTGAATTCCTACGCCGGACTGGCGGCCGCGGCCACCGGCTTTGTCATCTCGAACGCCATTCTCATCATCGCCGGCACGCTGGACGGGGCCTCCGGTTTCGTGCTGTCGATATTAATGTGCAAGGCGATGAACCGCTCGCTCACCAACGTTCTTTTCGGCGGAGTGGGAATCGCGCCGGCGGCGGGTCCGACGGCCGACCAGGTTTACGGCGGCAAGGTGAAGGCGGCCACGGCCGAGGAGATCGCCATGTTGCTGGACACCGCCCGTCGCGTGGTGATCGTTCCGGGATACGGGATGGCCGTCTCCCAGGCCCAGCATGCCGTCCGTGACCTCGCCAACCTGCTGGAGAGTCGCGGCGCGGAGGTGGCGTTCGCGATCCATCCGGTCGCGGGACGGATGCCGGGCCATATGAACGTGCTGCTGGCCGAGGCCGACATCCCCTACGACAAGCTCAAGGAGATGGACGAGATCAATCCCGCGTTCGAGCAGACCGACGTCGCCCTGGTGATCGGCGCCAATGACGTGGTCAACCCGGTCGCGCGGACCGATCCGTCGAGCCCGATCGCCGGCATGCCGATCCTGAACGTGGACAAGGCGCGGACCGTGGTCGTGATCAAACGCAGCCTGAGCCCCGGTTTCGCCGGGATTCCCAATCCCCTGTTCGCCGCCGACAACACCCTGATGTACTTTGCCGATGGGAAGAAGGCGATTCTCGATCTGATCGCCGCGCTGAAGGCGGCATAA
- a CDS encoding NAD(P) transhydrogenase subunit alpha — protein MDISIALLTIFMLAAFVGYLVISRVPPLLHTPLMSATNAISAISVVGALVTAGGDYGAVSTVLGFVAVVSAMTNVVGGFLITDRMLKMFKKDKKRP, from the coding sequence ATGGATATTTCGATCGCATTGCTCACGATCTTCATGCTGGCCGCTTTTGTGGGCTATTTAGTGATATCGCGGGTCCCTCCGCTGCTTCACACGCCGCTCATGTCCGCCACCAACGCCATCTCGGCGATCTCGGTGGTGGGCGCGCTGGTCACGGCGGGGGGCGATTACGGCGCCGTGAGCACCGTCCTGGGATTCGTCGCCGTGGTCTCGGCCATGACCAATGTCGTGGGAGGATTTCTCATCACCGACCGGATGCTGAAGATGTTCAAGAAGGATAAAAAACGGCCATGA
- a CDS encoding lysophospholipid acyltransferase family protein yields the protein MLYAVSHAIVKTMGRLLLRLRVVGAEHVPQTGPVLFAPNHVSYLDIPLLGAMIDRPLHFMGKSSLFRGRFVGRLYRKLNGFPIEKGHRSRIGLMEAVRRLKQGHCVVMYPEGGRSIGGRLQKPMPGIGMIVAKSGAKVIPVYVAGTDKALPVGAWMVRLHPVTVFIGEPIDFTEQIRKGDGKELYLQISRTVMEQIVKLEAQAMGEPIPKIDSVPDATVKGENN from the coding sequence ATGCTGTACGCGGTCTCCCATGCGATCGTGAAAACCATGGGCCGGCTCCTGTTGCGACTGCGTGTGGTCGGCGCGGAGCACGTCCCCCAGACCGGACCGGTCCTGTTCGCGCCGAATCATGTCAGCTATCTGGATATCCCGCTTCTCGGCGCCATGATCGACCGTCCGCTTCATTTCATGGGGAAGTCCAGCCTGTTTCGCGGCCGCTTCGTTGGAAGGCTGTATCGGAAACTGAACGGTTTCCCGATCGAAAAGGGGCATCGCTCCCGCATCGGACTGATGGAAGCCGTTCGACGGCTTAAGCAGGGCCATTGCGTGGTGATGTATCCGGAGGGCGGCCGGAGTATCGGTGGACGCCTCCAGAAACCGATGCCGGGGATCGGGATGATCGTGGCCAAGAGCGGTGCGAAGGTGATTCCGGTCTATGTGGCCGGAACCGACAAGGCGCTCCCCGTGGGCGCCTGGATGGTTCGACTCCATCCGGTGACGGTGTTCATCGGTGAACCGATTGATTTCACGGAGCAAATCCGGAAGGGGGACGGAAAGGAACTTTATCTTCAGATCAGCCGGACCGTGATGGAGCAGATCGTGAAATTGGAGGCTCAGGCCATGGGTGAACCGATACCGAAAATCGATTCCGTGCCGGATGCGACCGTGAAGGGTGAAAATAATTAA
- the aat gene encoding leucyl/phenylalanyl-tRNA--protein transferase, which translates to MSKTIPPELLEEAYRQGIFPMADEGGRIRWYSPDPRTIIDLDRFHISRRLARTIRSKKFEITVDRDFERVMRSCANREETWISDEIVAAYSALHRLGKAHSIEAYYEGKLAGGIYGVSLGGAFMGESMFTIVRDASKVSLAFLVGRLKERGYALFDVQFTTPHLKRFGAVEIPRREYLRRLEKALALPCRFD; encoded by the coding sequence ATGTCGAAAACCATTCCGCCCGAACTGCTTGAAGAAGCCTACCGCCAAGGCATCTTTCCGATGGCGGATGAGGGCGGGCGGATCCGCTGGTACTCCCCCGATCCGCGTACGATCATCGATCTGGACCGGTTTCATATTTCTCGCCGACTGGCCCGGACGATCCGAAGCAAAAAGTTTGAGATCACGGTCGATCGCGATTTTGAACGCGTTATGCGAAGCTGTGCGAATCGAGAGGAGACCTGGATCAGCGACGAGATCGTGGCGGCCTACTCGGCCTTGCACCGCTTAGGAAAGGCCCATTCGATCGAGGCCTATTATGAAGGGAAACTGGCGGGGGGAATTTACGGCGTGAGTCTGGGCGGGGCGTTCATGGGGGAATCGATGTTCACGATCGTGCGCGACGCCTCGAAAGTCTCCCTCGCGTTCCTGGTCGGGCGCTTGAAGGAGCGGGGCTATGCGTTATTCGATGTCCAGTTCACGACGCCGCACCTAAAACGCTTCGGCGCGGTCGAGATTCCCCGTCGGGAATACCTCCGTCGGCTTGAAAAAGCGCTCGCCCTTCCCTGCCGGTTTGATTAA
- a CDS encoding integration host factor subunit beta — MTKAQLIETMSQKVTHLTKRQTEMIVNTIFNSIRQSLANGDKIEIRGFGSFKLRQRRMREGRNPKTGTQVHVPAKRVPFFKAGKELKEIVNS; from the coding sequence ATGACCAAAGCCCAGTTGATCGAAACGATGTCCCAGAAAGTGACCCACCTCACGAAACGTCAGACCGAGATGATCGTCAACACGATCTTCAACAGCATCCGGCAGTCGCTGGCCAACGGGGATAAAATCGAGATCCGCGGTTTCGGGAGCTTCAAACTCCGACAGCGGCGCATGCGGGAAGGGCGAAATCCCAAGACCGGCACGCAGGTCCACGTCCCGGCCAAGCGGGTGCCGTTCTTCAAGGCCGGAAAAGAATTAAAAGAGATCGTGAACAGTTAA